A window of the Pseudomonas furukawaii genome harbors these coding sequences:
- the queA gene encoding tRNA preQ1(34) S-adenosylmethionine ribosyltransferase-isomerase QueA produces the protein MRVADFHFELPEALIARHPLAERRASRLLVLDGARGELSHRQFPDLLDYLRPGDLMVFNNTRVIPARLFGQKASGGRLEILVERVLDSHRVLAHVRSSKSPKPGTRLLIDGGGEAEMVVRHDALFELRFAEEVLPLLDRVGHMPLPPYIDRPDEEADRERYQTVYARHAGAVAAPTAGLHFDEALLEALAAKGVERAFVTLHVGAGTFQPVRVERIEDHHMHREWLEVGQDVVDAVTACRARGGRVVAVGTTSVRSLESAARDGELKAFSGDTDIFLYPGRPFHVVDALVTNFHLPESTLLMLVSAFAGYPETMAAYAAAVEQGYRFFSYGDAMFITRNPAPRGPEDNA, from the coding sequence ATGCGTGTAGCCGATTTTCATTTCGAGCTTCCCGAAGCTCTTATTGCCCGTCATCCCCTGGCCGAACGCCGCGCAAGCCGCCTGCTCGTGCTGGATGGCGCGCGCGGTGAGCTCAGTCACCGCCAATTTCCCGACCTTCTGGATTACCTGCGCCCGGGCGACCTGATGGTGTTCAACAACACCCGGGTGATCCCGGCGCGGCTGTTCGGTCAGAAAGCCTCAGGCGGCCGGCTGGAGATCCTGGTCGAGCGAGTGCTGGACAGTCATCGCGTGCTGGCCCATGTGCGTTCGAGCAAGTCCCCGAAACCCGGCACGCGCCTGCTGATCGACGGCGGCGGCGAGGCCGAGATGGTCGTTCGCCACGATGCCCTCTTCGAGCTGCGGTTCGCCGAAGAAGTCCTGCCGTTGCTGGACCGTGTCGGCCATATGCCGCTGCCGCCCTACATCGATCGGCCCGATGAGGAAGCGGATCGCGAGCGTTACCAGACGGTCTATGCCCGCCATGCCGGTGCGGTTGCCGCTCCCACCGCCGGTCTTCACTTCGATGAGGCCTTGCTCGAGGCTCTGGCTGCCAAGGGGGTCGAACGTGCCTTCGTCACGCTGCATGTGGGGGCGGGAACCTTCCAGCCTGTGCGGGTGGAGCGTATCGAGGACCACCACATGCACCGCGAATGGCTCGAAGTGGGCCAGGATGTGGTGGATGCGGTGACCGCCTGCCGCGCTCGCGGTGGTCGTGTCGTCGCTGTCGGGACCACCAGTGTGCGTTCCCTCGAGAGCGCGGCGCGGGACGGTGAGCTCAAGGCGTTCAGTGGCGACACGGACATCTTCCTGTACCCCGGGCGCCCCTTCCATGTGGTGGATGCGCTGGTCACCAACTTCCATCTTCCCGAATCTACCCTGCTGATGCTGGTCTCGGCCTTTGCCGGCTATCCGGAGACCATGGCCGCCTACGCGGCGGCGGTGGAGCAGGGCTATCGCTTCTTCAGTTACGGTGATGCCATGTTCATCACCCGCAATCCCGCTCCGCGCGGACCCGAGGACAACGCATGA
- the tgt gene encoding tRNA guanosine(34) transglycosylase Tgt: MNFELLATDGKARRGRLTFPRGVVETPAFMPVGTYGTVKGMLPRDIEGIGAQIILGNTFHLWLRPGMEVIKRHGDLHDFMQWQGPILTDSGGFQVFSLGAMRKIKEEGVTFASPVDGAKVFMGPEESMQVQRDLGSDIVMIFDECTPYPADFDTAKRSMELSLRWAKRSKAAHGENTAALFGIVQGGMHEELRMRSLEGLMEIDFDGLAIGGLSVGEPKEEMLRVLDFMPGRMPADKPRYLMGVGKPEDLVEGVRRGVDMFDCVMPTRNARNGHLFIETGVLKIRNSVHKHDESPLDPTCDCYTCKHFSRAYLHHLDKCGEMLGSMLNTIHNLRHYQRLMAGLREAIQQGKLAAFVDAFYARRGLPTPPLD; this comes from the coding sequence ATGAACTTCGAGTTGCTGGCCACTGACGGCAAGGCCCGTCGTGGTCGCCTGACCTTTCCCCGTGGCGTAGTCGAGACGCCGGCCTTCATGCCTGTAGGCACCTACGGCACCGTCAAGGGGATGCTGCCGCGCGATATCGAGGGCATTGGTGCGCAGATCATCCTCGGCAACACCTTCCACCTCTGGCTGCGCCCCGGGATGGAGGTGATCAAGCGCCATGGCGACCTGCATGATTTCATGCAGTGGCAGGGCCCGATCCTCACGGATTCCGGCGGTTTCCAGGTGTTCAGCCTGGGGGCCATGCGCAAGATCAAGGAGGAAGGCGTGACCTTCGCTTCGCCGGTGGACGGTGCCAAGGTCTTCATGGGGCCCGAGGAGTCCATGCAGGTGCAGCGGGACCTGGGTTCCGACATCGTGATGATCTTTGACGAGTGCACGCCTTACCCGGCCGACTTCGATACCGCCAAGCGCTCCATGGAGCTGTCCCTGCGCTGGGCCAAGCGTTCCAAGGCGGCTCACGGCGAGAACACTGCGGCGCTGTTCGGCATCGTCCAGGGTGGCATGCACGAGGAGCTGCGCATGCGCTCCCTGGAAGGCCTGATGGAGATCGATTTCGATGGTCTGGCCATCGGCGGGCTGTCGGTCGGTGAACCCAAGGAAGAGATGCTGCGGGTGCTGGACTTCATGCCGGGCCGCATGCCGGCGGACAAGCCGCGTTACCTCATGGGGGTGGGCAAGCCGGAGGATCTGGTTGAGGGCGTGCGTCGGGGAGTCGACATGTTCGATTGCGTGATGCCGACCCGGAACGCCCGCAACGGCCATCTGTTCATCGAGACCGGCGTCCTGAAGATCCGCAACTCGGTGCATAAGCATGACGAGTCGCCTCTGGATCCGACCTGCGATTGTTACACCTGCAAACACTTCTCCCGTGCTTATCTGCACCATCTGGACAAATGCGGCGAAATGCTCGGCAGCATGTTGAATACAATCCATAACTTGCGGCATTACCAGCGTCTGATGGCTGGTTTGCGCGAGGCAATCCAACAGGGTAAATTGGCCGCCTTTGTCGATGCCTTCTATGCCCGGCGCGGACTTCCGACTCCGCCCTTGGACTGA
- the yajC gene encoding preprotein translocase subunit YajC, with protein sequence MSFLIPAAYADAAAPAAAGPAGTGFEWVFLIGFLVIFYLMIWRPQAKRAKEHKNLLSGLQKGDEVVTSGGIAGKVTKVADDFVVIEVSDNVELKFQKGAIAATLPKGTLKAI encoded by the coding sequence ATGAGCTTTCTGATTCCCGCCGCCTACGCCGATGCCGCCGCACCGGCCGCTGCCGGTCCCGCTGGTACCGGTTTCGAGTGGGTTTTCCTGATCGGTTTCCTGGTCATCTTCTACCTGATGATCTGGCGTCCCCAGGCCAAGCGTGCCAAGGAGCACAAGAACCTCCTCTCCGGCCTGCAGAAGGGCGACGAGGTGGTCACCTCCGGCGGTATCGCCGGCAAGGTCACCAAGGTTGCCGATGACTTCGTGGTCATCGAAGTGTCCGATAACGTCGAGCTGAAGTTCCAGAAAGGCGCGATCGCGGCGACCCTGCCAAAGGGCACCCTCAAAGCCATCTAA
- the secD gene encoding protein translocase subunit SecD, producing the protein MLNKYPLWKYLLILAVLAIGLVYSAPNLYPDDPAIQITGTSTALKIQQADLDKAGDALKQAGIELKAASLSETGGLLRLNKLADQLPAKDAIRKALGDDYVVALNLAPTTPDWLRNLGAAPMKLGLDLSGGVHFLLEVDMDKAIDARLKIYEGEVRTLLRKERIRYRSLPAQTNGFQLGFTDQDSLDKAQSLIRKSFNDFDLVANTRGEMQVLQLTLTQAKLAEIREYSVKQNLTTVRNRVNELGVAEPLVQRQGANRIVVELPGVQDTAEAKRILGKTANLEFRLAAEPTATKASTESFEFREPGRPPVPLERSLIITGDQVTDAQASYDENGRPQVNIRLDGHGGDLMNRATRNNVGRSMAVIFIEQRPVTRYVTQDVNGVPQEVAIQGFKEEKKIISLATIQSPLGSQFRITGLDGQGESSELALLLRAGGLAAPMYFAEERTIGPSLGAENIVKGIESTEWAMIFVSLFIIAIYRFFGFLATIALAFNLVLLVGLMSVIGATLTLPGIAGIVLTLGMAVDANVLIYSRIREELANGLSVQRAIHEGFDRAYTAIVDSNLTTLLVGGILFALGTGPIKGFAVTMSLGIITSMFTAIMFTRGLVNLIFGGRNFKKLWI; encoded by the coding sequence ATGCTCAACAAGTACCCTCTGTGGAAATATCTGCTGATCCTGGCGGTGCTGGCGATCGGCCTGGTCTATTCCGCACCCAATCTCTATCCGGACGATCCGGCCATCCAGATCACCGGCACCAGCACCGCGCTGAAGATCCAGCAGGCTGACCTGGACAAGGCGGGCGACGCGCTGAAGCAGGCCGGTATCGAACTCAAGGCCGCCAGCCTCTCCGAGACCGGGGGGCTGCTGCGCCTGAACAAGCTGGCCGATCAGTTGCCCGCGAAGGACGCCATCCGCAAGGCCCTCGGCGACGATTACGTGGTGGCCCTGAACCTGGCGCCCACGACGCCCGACTGGCTGCGCAACCTTGGCGCCGCCCCCATGAAGCTGGGTCTCGATCTTTCTGGCGGTGTGCACTTCCTGCTGGAAGTGGACATGGACAAGGCGATCGATGCGCGCCTGAAGATCTACGAGGGTGAGGTGCGTACCCTGCTGCGCAAGGAGCGCATCCGCTACCGCAGCCTGCCGGCCCAAACGAACGGCTTCCAGCTGGGCTTCACCGATCAGGACTCCCTGGACAAGGCCCAGTCGCTGATCCGCAAGTCCTTCAACGATTTCGACCTGGTCGCCAATACCCGTGGTGAGATGCAGGTCCTGCAACTCACCCTGACCCAGGCCAAGCTCGCCGAGATTCGCGAGTACTCCGTCAAGCAGAACCTCACTACCGTTCGTAACCGCGTGAACGAACTGGGCGTGGCCGAGCCCCTGGTTCAGCGCCAGGGCGCCAACCGCATTGTGGTTGAGCTGCCGGGCGTGCAGGATACCGCCGAGGCCAAGCGTATCCTCGGCAAGACCGCCAACCTGGAATTCCGCCTGGCGGCGGAGCCGACCGCCACCAAGGCGTCCACCGAGTCCTTCGAGTTCCGTGAACCGGGTCGTCCGCCGGTGCCGTTGGAGCGAAGCCTGATCATCACGGGTGACCAGGTGACCGACGCCCAGGCCAGTTATGACGAGAACGGTCGTCCGCAGGTGAACATCCGTCTTGATGGCCACGGCGGCGACCTGATGAACCGCGCTACCCGCAACAATGTGGGGCGCAGCATGGCGGTGATCTTCATCGAGCAGCGCCCGGTCACTCGCTACGTGACGCAGGACGTCAATGGCGTTCCGCAGGAAGTGGCGATTCAGGGCTTCAAGGAAGAGAAGAAGATCATCAGCCTGGCGACCATCCAGTCGCCGCTGGGCAGTCAGTTCCGTATCACCGGCCTGGACGGCCAGGGCGAGTCCTCCGAGCTGGCCCTGCTGCTGCGTGCCGGCGGCCTGGCCGCTCCGATGTACTTCGCTGAAGAGCGGACCATCGGTCCGAGCCTGGGGGCCGAGAACATCGTCAAGGGCATCGAGTCCACCGAGTGGGCGATGATCTTCGTGTCGCTGTTCATCATCGCGATCTACCGTTTCTTCGGCTTCCTGGCCACCATCGCCCTGGCGTTCAACCTGGTACTGCTGGTGGGGTTGATGTCGGTGATCGGCGCTACCCTGACCTTGCCGGGTATCGCCGGTATCGTGCTGACCCTGGGCATGGCGGTGGATGCCAACGTGCTGATCTACTCGCGTATCCGTGAGGAGCTGGCCAATGGCCTGTCGGTCCAGCGCGCCATCCATGAGGGCTTCGACCGTGCCTACACTGCCATCGTCGACTCCAACCTCACCACCCTGCTGGTGGGCGGCATCCTGTTCGCCCTCGGCACCGGTCCGATCAAGGGCTTCGCCGTGACCATGTCCCTCGGGATCATCACTTCGATGTTTACCGCCATCATGTTCACCCGCGGCCTGGTCAACCTGATCTTCGGTGGCCGCAACTTCAAGAAACTGTGGATTTGA
- the secF gene encoding protein translocase subunit SecF: MIKSTIRFMAIRNVAFAITVVISLIGIGALFAKGLNFGLDFTGGTLIELSYEKPADLEMIKKELGQAGYPDAVVQSFGASTDVLVRMAGDDPQLGNKVADALRSVDAESKFELKRVEFVGPQVGEELRDQGGLAMLLALGGILLYLAFRFQWKFGVGAIASLIHDVVVTLGILAFFQVPFDLTVLAAVLAMIGYSLNDTIIIFDRIRENFRVLRKADLIENIDVSCTQTLLRTIATSMSTALALIALLVFGGDSLHGFALSLLVGVVVGTYSSIYISAPVLIWLKLTSEDLIPPANAAEVDERP; encoded by the coding sequence ATGATCAAGTCAACCATTCGTTTCATGGCGATACGCAATGTTGCGTTCGCCATTACCGTGGTCATCAGCCTTATCGGTATCGGCGCGCTGTTCGCCAAGGGCCTGAACTTCGGCCTGGACTTCACCGGCGGTACCCTGATCGAGCTGTCCTACGAAAAGCCCGCCGATCTGGAAATGATCAAGAAAGAGCTGGGTCAGGCGGGTTACCCGGATGCCGTGGTTCAGAGCTTTGGCGCCTCCACCGATGTGCTCGTGCGCATGGCGGGCGATGATCCCCAGTTGGGCAACAAGGTGGCCGACGCCCTGCGCAGCGTCGATGCGGAGAGCAAGTTCGAACTCAAGCGAGTCGAGTTCGTCGGTCCGCAGGTCGGCGAGGAGCTGCGTGACCAGGGTGGTCTGGCCATGCTCCTGGCGCTGGGCGGCATCCTGCTGTACCTGGCGTTCCGCTTCCAGTGGAAGTTCGGCGTGGGTGCCATCGCTTCCCTGATTCACGACGTCGTGGTCACCCTGGGCATCCTGGCCTTCTTCCAGGTTCCCTTCGACCTCACCGTCCTGGCGGCTGTTCTGGCGATGATCGGTTACTCGCTGAACGACACCATCATCATCTTCGACCGTATCCGCGAGAACTTCCGCGTGCTGCGCAAGGCGGACCTGATCGAGAACATCGACGTGTCCTGCACCCAGACCCTCCTGCGGACCATTGCGACTTCGATGTCCACCGCGCTGGCCCTGATCGCCCTGCTGGTCTTTGGGGGTGACAGCCTGCACGGTTTCGCGCTGTCCCTGCTGGTGGGTGTGGTGGTAGGTACCTACTCTTCCATCTATATCAGCGCGCCCGTGCTGATCTGGCTGAAACTGACCTCCGAGGACCTGATTCCGCCGGCGAATGCCGCCGAGGTGGATGAGCGTCCCTGA
- a CDS encoding glycine zipper 2TM domain-containing protein, whose product MNKSMLVGAVLGAVGVTAGGAVATYNLVSNSGPEYAEVLAVQPINETIKTPREVCNEVAVTRQRPVKDQHQIAGTVIGAVAGGLLGNQVGGGTGKKIATVAGAVGGGYAGNKVQEHMQESDTYTTTETRCKTVTDTSEKLVGYDVKYQVDGKVGQVRMDHDPGSRIPLGEDGQLILGRMDGGAEQSKGGVAGVQQ is encoded by the coding sequence GTGAACAAGTCGATGCTCGTAGGTGCTGTGCTGGGCGCGGTGGGTGTGACCGCCGGCGGCGCCGTTGCCACTTACAACCTGGTCAGCAACAGCGGGCCGGAGTATGCCGAGGTGCTGGCGGTGCAGCCGATCAACGAAACCATCAAGACTCCCCGTGAGGTCTGCAACGAGGTAGCGGTGACCCGCCAGCGCCCGGTGAAGGATCAGCACCAGATCGCCGGTACCGTGATCGGCGCGGTGGCGGGCGGCCTGCTGGGCAACCAGGTCGGCGGTGGTACCGGCAAGAAGATCGCCACCGTCGCCGGTGCCGTCGGCGGCGGCTACGCCGGTAACAAGGTGCAGGAGCACATGCAGGAGAGTGACACCTATACCACCACTGAAACCCGCTGCAAGACCGTCACCGACACTAGCGAGAAGCTGGTGGGCTATGACGTGAAGTATCAGGTGGATGGCAAGGTGGGTCAGGTGCGCATGGATCACGATCCGGGCAGCAGGATCCCGCTCGGCGAGGATGGCCAGTTGATCCTGGGGCGGATGGACGGTGGCGCCGAGCAGTCCAAGGGCGGTGTTGCCGGCGTCCAGCAGTAA